A region from the Desulfomarina profundi genome encodes:
- a CDS encoding GGDEF domain-containing response regulator: MLKRETEKILIIDDSTEHIKILINLLENEYDVFFAKNGREGLNILQSVAPDLILLDIVMPGMNGFEVCRTVKASKEFSEIPIIFISVHGKANDETKGLELGAIDYITKPFNPAIVKARIRNHLKLRSAMKELERLYSLALDANPMTGLPGNNSIAEHVEQSLQTNEAYSVLYTDLDNFKAFNDKYGFAHGDEVILFTADILHQALALQEKPNGFIGHVGGDDFVMIIPTEYTDKTTKLIVDNFEKGIVGFYCEEDRKRKAILSVNRRGEPRTYPIMTISIAVVDLSNTRFSTYIEVNDACVEMKKRAKTFTGSAICFDRRREEDS, translated from the coding sequence ATGCTGAAAAGAGAAACTGAAAAAATTCTGATCATTGATGACAGCACAGAACATATCAAGATCCTGATCAATCTGCTTGAAAACGAGTATGACGTCTTTTTTGCCAAAAATGGGCGGGAAGGCTTGAACATCCTACAGTCAGTTGCGCCTGATCTGATTCTCCTTGACATCGTCATGCCCGGCATGAACGGTTTCGAAGTCTGCCGTACAGTCAAAGCCAGTAAAGAATTCAGTGAGATTCCAATCATCTTTATCTCTGTCCATGGAAAGGCGAATGATGAGACAAAAGGTCTTGAACTGGGTGCCATTGATTATATCACAAAACCTTTCAACCCGGCAATTGTCAAGGCACGAATCAGAAATCACCTCAAACTGCGAAGTGCCATGAAAGAACTGGAACGTCTCTACAGCCTCGCCCTGGATGCCAACCCCATGACCGGCCTGCCCGGTAATAATTCCATCGCCGAACATGTAGAACAAAGTCTGCAGACAAATGAGGCGTACAGTGTACTGTATACGGATCTGGACAATTTCAAAGCTTTTAATGACAAATACGGTTTTGCCCACGGGGATGAGGTTATTCTCTTCACAGCAGATATTCTGCACCAGGCCCTTGCTCTGCAGGAAAAGCCAAATGGCTTTATCGGCCATGTGGGCGGGGATGATTTTGTCATGATAATCCCCACAGAATACACGGATAAAACCACCAAATTGATTGTAGACAATTTTGAGAAAGGGATCGTCGGATTCTACTGCGAAGAAGACAGAAAACGAAAAGCCATCCTTTCCGTAAACAGGCGGGGAGAACCAAGAACGTATCCGATCATGACAATCAGCATTGCTGTTGTTGATCTTTCAAACACACGTTTTTCAACCTATATTGAAGTAAACGATGCCTGTGTGGAGATGAAAAAACGGGCCAAGACGTTTACCGGCAGTGCAATCTGTTTTGATCGACGCAGAGAAGAAGACAGTTAG
- a CDS encoding AsmA family protein, protein MKKFFKYGVVPVVIVVFLFTVTVILLPALINVRQYIPEIEKQISARIGRTCSLGPDLSLSLFPSVSVSFSDFSIGNPRGFTSDTFMKIDSLEAKIKLLPLLKKQLKISRFIVGGLKVNLERNGDGRENWIFDKGLTEQQESGWWRGLSLLFEQGTGDLLGITDGAVTWNDGVNNREFQISDLMLLLKDVAPDSPASLECVAAFRGTPVRLDGTIGPLKSLVRQNRLPVDLHLKMTELFNAGIKGRLMVADRQPSWNIIVDIPAVSLRKILEKFQFRRLLQFADFSAFNSLSLRTAINGSQQQMSFENGVASFDDSRLTFSGSVKNLFNPEIQFLADIDQVDLDRYIQAGKKADHTQTDPGADGGKVSGVGLQGFKIDGIVKSEKLIFRGHQLSSGMVHLVVDDHLLQADPLSFSLYSGNVHSKIVVNFQGEVPETSLNLVMEGVDITPLLHDLFGSEPVSGRGNMALNLSSVGSGFSEMLTNLEGRGALMLEKGILSGYDFQSVFGEGEMEKQTAAEDSEQDDSDRLNTTFTELSSEFVFHGGILENTSTSLQTSFGKIVVAGDIDFTGRTLDLQLVRSDLLEGGKTTANNKKDGRFLRIAGSFSGVRIDRGGEKERETPVAPGEKVDVKKLVDEKLPSPVEDDVKDLVGKSLIDPEIVARRFGLQPEIIRRKKEKKKFRKGRGKVRISPLRKEPFLQL, encoded by the coding sequence ATGAAGAAATTTTTTAAATATGGTGTCGTTCCCGTTGTAATAGTTGTTTTTCTCTTTACCGTTACAGTAATTCTCCTTCCTGCTCTCATTAATGTCCGGCAATATATTCCGGAGATAGAGAAGCAGATATCCGCGAGAATCGGCCGGACCTGTTCGTTGGGACCTGATCTGAGCCTGTCTCTTTTTCCCTCCGTGAGTGTTTCTTTTTCCGATTTTTCAATCGGCAATCCCAGAGGCTTTACCAGTGATACTTTTATGAAAATTGATTCGCTGGAAGCAAAAATAAAATTGCTGCCTCTGCTGAAGAAGCAGCTCAAGATCAGTCGTTTTATCGTGGGGGGGCTCAAGGTAAATCTGGAAAGAAACGGAGACGGTCGAGAAAACTGGATTTTTGATAAGGGGTTGACAGAACAGCAGGAATCTGGCTGGTGGCGAGGTCTGTCACTTCTGTTTGAGCAGGGGACAGGTGATCTTCTGGGTATTACTGATGGAGCTGTAACCTGGAATGATGGTGTGAATAACAGAGAATTTCAAATCAGTGATCTGATGCTCCTTCTCAAAGATGTGGCCCCGGACAGCCCTGCATCGCTTGAATGTGTCGCTGCTTTCCGGGGCACTCCCGTAAGGCTTGATGGGACCATCGGACCTTTGAAGTCTCTCGTTCGGCAGAACCGCCTGCCGGTTGATCTTCATCTGAAAATGACGGAACTGTTTAACGCGGGAATAAAAGGACGGCTGATGGTTGCAGACAGGCAGCCCTCGTGGAATATCATAGTTGATATTCCAGCTGTATCTCTCCGGAAAATACTTGAGAAATTTCAATTCAGGCGATTGCTGCAGTTTGCAGATTTTTCGGCTTTCAACTCACTGTCCCTGCGGACTGCAATCAACGGTTCACAGCAACAGATGTCTTTTGAGAACGGTGTCGCCTCGTTTGATGATTCCCGCCTGACGTTTTCTGGATCAGTGAAAAATCTGTTCAACCCTGAAATACAATTTCTTGCAGATATTGACCAGGTTGATCTGGACCGTTATATACAAGCTGGGAAAAAAGCAGATCATACGCAGACGGATCCGGGTGCCGATGGGGGAAAAGTGTCTGGAGTCGGACTGCAGGGGTTTAAAATTGATGGTATTGTCAAGTCGGAGAAACTGATTTTCAGGGGCCATCAGCTTTCATCCGGGATGGTCCACCTTGTTGTTGATGATCATCTGCTGCAGGCAGATCCTCTTTCATTTTCCCTCTATTCCGGAAATGTTCATTCAAAAATCGTTGTTAATTTCCAGGGAGAAGTGCCGGAAACATCATTGAACCTGGTAATGGAAGGGGTTGATATCACCCCCCTGCTTCATGATCTTTTTGGTAGTGAACCTGTTTCGGGCCGCGGCAACATGGCCTTGAACCTCTCCTCCGTTGGCTCCGGTTTTTCAGAAATGCTGACGAATCTTGAAGGTCGGGGAGCCCTGATGCTTGAAAAGGGGATTTTGTCCGGATATGATTTTCAGTCGGTTTTCGGAGAAGGTGAAATGGAAAAGCAGACTGCCGCCGAAGATAGTGAACAGGATGATTCAGATCGCCTGAATACCACATTTACAGAGCTTTCCTCGGAGTTTGTTTTCCACGGGGGAATTCTGGAAAATACCAGTACAAGCCTGCAGACATCTTTTGGGAAAATCGTTGTGGCCGGTGATATTGATTTTACTGGTAGAACCCTGGATCTTCAATTAGTCAGAAGTGATCTTCTCGAGGGTGGAAAGACCACGGCGAATAATAAAAAAGACGGCAGATTTCTCCGTATTGCTGGCAGTTTTTCAGGGGTACGGATTGATCGGGGTGGTGAAAAGGAGAGAGAGACTCCTGTTGCTCCAGGAGAAAAGGTCGATGTTAAAAAGCTGGTGGATGAAAAGCTGCCTTCTCCTGTGGAGGATGATGTGAAGGATCTCGTCGGCAAATCTCTTATTGATCCTGAGATTGTTGCCAGGAGGTTTGGTCTGCAGCCGGAAATTATACGAAGGAAAAAAGAGAAAAAGAAGTTCAGAAAAGGTCGTGGAAAGGTAAGGATATCCCCTTTGAGAAAAGAACCCTTTCTGCAATTGTAA
- a CDS encoding sigma 54-interacting transcriptional regulator: MKREDIVKNLQRSVLFQNIGEHELAAYAELARVQFFSQGQYVYREGDTSDIFHVIAVGEAELVLTRDDGVGRIVGRIGPGGHFGETGILTGKPRSVGVRALCDLVVICFDKRYFKLSLLANPGIHNRLDALLAERLRVAFRDQMDTAGEERGGGVDSGADDVILFKDKSFSATRLRRLIDRKNEEIKQSRTARKTQEVIDRFAANDAPYLLVGETGTGKSIIAREIHLQSARADGPFREIDLREFESPRLERKLFGTEQSGYPFARARRAGILEQTSGGTLVFTHAHLMESGLQERLLKAIESSTYTHMDTDRLLAMQSRVVFLSNHPLYFLSSTEKFIPRMLDLLEKQNFEVPPLRQHKEDLPRLISFYLGKYSKEYGKKITKVSPETLGILMNYDWPGNLTELSSVIRRAVMLAKRDEILPEQILLGLPKTEGKWEYNLLRVSWVGKFFRSTVFPRVPQVIVGFFLLVTVLTLFFGPKNPESNAGLTLGWYIGWPLMFFSFFFLARTWCSVCTLAVPGTILQNLLRPGRKTPLFIKKYSGWIMALLCIVVFWVEIVWDAYNSPYLTGGIILIITIGSLVSSVLYSRRTWCRYLCPLGAVNAIFSMPSIVELRANRHVCLNRCKDHSCFAGDSFVPGCPMFRHPYLVDNNRDCIMCAKCIKNCDNSSIQLNIRLAPEELWALATPRNADSFLVVSMTAIFFPFALKDEFSRLTEWLVSVFSAVGLGVPDFFAASLIFFFCIFIFQSGYYLMVSLQCLYAKMDKKLLLPLFGYGFIPMILGGYLAVHLEFFVSGAGRILPNVQEWLGLPFSYEHIRLLSQDSTAVLKTLTVMGGFFASLYATYRVIERALAGDPLSSKALVIPFSFLIIIAGLFVFMV; encoded by the coding sequence ATGAAACGAGAGGATATCGTCAAAAATCTGCAGCGCTCTGTTCTCTTTCAGAACATCGGGGAGCATGAACTTGCGGCCTATGCGGAACTGGCCCGGGTGCAGTTTTTTTCCCAGGGACAGTATGTGTACAGGGAGGGTGACACCAGCGATATTTTCCATGTGATAGCTGTTGGTGAAGCTGAGCTTGTGCTTACCCGTGACGATGGTGTCGGCCGTATCGTTGGTCGGATAGGTCCAGGTGGACATTTCGGCGAAACCGGTATTCTCACTGGTAAACCACGCTCGGTGGGGGTACGGGCGTTGTGCGATCTGGTTGTAATCTGTTTTGACAAGCGCTATTTCAAGCTGTCTCTCCTGGCAAACCCGGGAATCCACAACCGGCTTGACGCTCTCCTGGCGGAACGGCTGCGGGTGGCCTTTCGTGATCAGATGGATACCGCGGGGGAAGAACGTGGTGGTGGTGTTGATTCGGGTGCGGATGATGTTATTCTTTTCAAGGACAAATCGTTTTCTGCTACCCGTCTCCGTCGATTGATTGACAGGAAAAATGAAGAGATTAAACAATCCCGGACAGCTAGAAAGACCCAGGAGGTGATCGACCGCTTCGCTGCAAACGATGCACCGTACCTTCTGGTGGGGGAAACCGGAACCGGCAAGTCAATTATTGCCAGGGAGATTCATCTCCAGTCGGCGAGGGCCGATGGTCCGTTCAGGGAGATTGACCTGCGGGAATTTGAATCTCCGCGCCTGGAGAGAAAACTGTTCGGCACTGAGCAGAGCGGTTATCCCTTTGCAAGGGCCCGTCGGGCAGGCATTCTCGAGCAGACCTCAGGTGGTACTCTGGTTTTTACCCATGCCCATCTCATGGAGAGCGGGTTGCAGGAACGATTGCTCAAGGCGATTGAAAGCAGTACCTATACCCATATGGATACCGACCGTCTGCTGGCAATGCAGTCCAGGGTTGTTTTTCTTTCGAACCATCCCCTGTATTTTCTGAGCAGTACGGAGAAGTTCATTCCCCGCATGCTGGATCTCCTTGAAAAACAGAACTTTGAAGTTCCACCCCTGCGTCAGCACAAGGAGGATCTTCCGCGACTTATTTCATTTTATCTCGGGAAGTACAGCAAGGAATACGGTAAGAAAATTACAAAAGTAAGCCCGGAAACACTCGGTATTCTTATGAACTATGACTGGCCCGGGAACCTGACCGAGCTGTCGAGTGTCATACGTCGGGCAGTGATGCTGGCCAAAAGGGACGAAATCCTGCCGGAGCAGATTCTTCTTGGTCTGCCCAAGACTGAAGGGAAGTGGGAGTATAATCTCCTGCGTGTGTCATGGGTCGGGAAATTCTTTCGCAGCACTGTCTTTCCCAGGGTACCCCAGGTTATAGTCGGCTTTTTCCTCCTGGTAACTGTTTTGACGCTCTTTTTCGGACCGAAGAATCCTGAGTCCAATGCCGGTCTGACCCTGGGTTGGTACATTGGCTGGCCACTCATGTTTTTTTCTTTCTTTTTTCTGGCCAGAACCTGGTGCAGTGTCTGTACCCTGGCTGTTCCCGGAACAATTCTTCAGAACCTGCTCAGGCCAGGCCGAAAAACACCTCTTTTTATAAAAAAATACTCCGGCTGGATAATGGCCCTGCTCTGTATTGTTGTCTTCTGGGTGGAAATTGTCTGGGATGCATACAACAGTCCTTATCTCACCGGTGGCATTATTCTGATCATAACCATCGGTTCCCTGGTTTCCAGTGTGCTTTATTCGAGAAGGACGTGGTGCCGTTATCTCTGTCCTCTGGGGGCTGTGAACGCGATTTTTTCCATGCCATCCATTGTCGAGCTCCGCGCAAACCGCCATGTCTGTCTGAACCGCTGTAAGGATCATTCCTGTTTTGCCGGTGACTCATTTGTTCCCGGCTGTCCCATGTTCCGCCATCCATACCTGGTCGATAACAATCGGGACTGTATCATGTGTGCCAAGTGTATAAAGAACTGTGATAACAGCTCAATTCAACTGAATATCCGACTAGCTCCCGAAGAGTTGTGGGCCCTTGCCACACCCCGGAACGCCGACAGTTTTCTTGTTGTTTCCATGACCGCCATTTTTTTTCCATTTGCCCTGAAAGATGAGTTTTCGCGCCTGACAGAGTGGCTGGTCTCCGTTTTTTCTGCAGTCGGCCTCGGGGTGCCTGATTTTTTTGCTGCGTCTCTTATCTTTTTTTTCTGTATCTTTATCTTTCAGTCAGGGTATTACCTGATGGTCAGCCTGCAATGTCTTTATGCCAAAATGGATAAGAAACTGCTGCTGCCACTTTTCGGCTATGGCTTTATTCCCATGATTCTTGGTGGGTATCTGGCCGTTCACCTTGAGTTTTTTGTTAGTGGTGCCGGGCGTATTCTGCCCAATGTTCAGGAGTGGCTCGGGCTGCCTTTCAGTTATGAACATATCCGTCTGCTCAGTCAGGACAGTACGGCTGTCTTGAAAACTTTGACTGTGATGGGTGGTTTTTTTGCATCCCTGTATGCCACATACAGAGTGATTGAGCGGGCGCTTGCCGGGGACCCTCTCAGTTCCAAGGCCCTTGTTATTCCGTTTTCGTTTCTTATTATAATTGCAGGACTGTTTGTGTTTATGGTTTGA
- the prs gene encoding ribose-phosphate diphosphokinase — protein MTVKENIVLVANQASTDLANKLAERLWIRFTEMERKVFADGEVYHAFPEPVSGKDLIILGATHNDSSHQELLDLISGGRYWNAASINVIIPYLGYSTMERAKPGSNEIPKGVTRTRQIFRARPNFVAFVDLHSEAVLHAHAGEIRAKHIWTDNLVVKKIQASGLRDYVLVSPDYGFSKRVARLASFLNCPHTAADKDRYDTDKTIVSQVSNVVKGKTAIICDDMIRTGGSIIQTAERCLEAGAADVVALATHLIMAGKSLEKFRASPISKVIGSDTFPGRESNDILDVYSVAPCWLM, from the coding sequence ATGACGGTGAAGGAAAATATTGTCCTTGTGGCAAATCAGGCTTCCACGGATCTGGCTAATAAGCTAGCGGAAAGATTGTGGATCCGGTTTACGGAAATGGAGCGAAAAGTGTTTGCCGACGGCGAGGTCTACCATGCTTTTCCTGAACCTGTTTCCGGAAAAGATCTGATCATTTTGGGAGCAACCCATAACGACAGTTCCCATCAGGAGTTGTTGGATCTCATATCCGGAGGACGCTACTGGAATGCCGCTTCCATCAATGTGATTATTCCGTACCTTGGATATTCCACCATGGAACGGGCCAAGCCGGGGTCCAATGAGATCCCCAAGGGTGTAACCAGGACCAGACAGATTTTCCGGGCCCGACCCAACTTCGTCGCCTTCGTTGACCTTCATTCTGAGGCGGTTCTCCATGCCCATGCCGGGGAGATCAGGGCCAAACATATCTGGACCGACAACCTGGTGGTGAAAAAAATCCAGGCAAGCGGTCTCAGGGACTACGTGCTTGTATCCCCTGATTACGGCTTTTCCAAGCGGGTGGCCCGCCTGGCGAGCTTTCTGAACTGCCCTCACACGGCGGCGGACAAGGACCGGTACGATACGGACAAAACCATTGTCAGCCAGGTTTCCAATGTAGTCAAGGGGAAGACGGCCATAATCTGTGATGATATGATTCGTACCGGCGGATCTATTATCCAGACGGCTGAGCGCTGTCTGGAAGCCGGGGCTGCGGATGTGGTGGCCCTTGCCACTCACTTGATTATGGCCGGTAAATCCTTGGAAAAGTTCAGGGCCAGTCCCATCTCAAAGGTGATCGGTTCCGATACCTTCCCCGGGAGGGAAAGCAATGACATCCTGGATGTCTATTCGGTGGCCCCCTGCTGGCTGATGTGA
- the leuB gene encoding 3-isopropylmalate dehydrogenase has translation MKKVAVLPGDGIGPEVMDEAIKVLGAVQKKFSFDLAYEYADVGGIAIDNHGQALPPSTLRICENSDAVLFGSVGGPKWESLPPEQQPERAALLPLRKHFDLFCNYRPARVFPSLTAACPLRPDIVGEGFDILCVRELTSGIYFGTPKGREGAGPDERAFDTMGYSRSEIQRIARMAFEAARKRKGKVTSVDKANVLTTMVLWREVVIEVAAEYPDVALNHIYVDNATMQLVRDPHQFDVMLCGNMFGDIISDEAAMLTGSMGLLASASLNTEKFGLYEPAGGSAPDIAGRGIANPIAEILSAAMMLRYSLGQGEAADAIDKAVETTLEKGICTVDIAVDKSSTVSTGEMGDAIVAAL, from the coding sequence ATGAAAAAAGTTGCGGTGTTACCGGGAGACGGTATTGGCCCGGAGGTGATGGATGAGGCAATCAAGGTACTTGGTGCCGTTCAGAAGAAGTTCTCCTTTGATCTGGCCTATGAGTATGCTGATGTGGGAGGAATTGCCATTGACAATCATGGTCAAGCCCTGCCTCCATCTACTCTCCGTATCTGTGAAAACAGTGATGCCGTACTTTTTGGTTCCGTTGGTGGTCCAAAATGGGAAAGTCTGCCGCCCGAGCAGCAGCCGGAGAGGGCAGCGCTTCTGCCGCTCAGAAAGCATTTTGACCTGTTCTGCAATTATCGTCCAGCCAGGGTCTTCCCGTCTCTTACCGCCGCATGCCCGTTAAGGCCCGATATCGTGGGTGAGGGGTTTGATATCCTCTGTGTCCGTGAATTGACTTCCGGCATCTATTTCGGCACTCCCAAGGGACGGGAGGGGGCTGGGCCGGATGAACGGGCCTTTGACACCATGGGATACAGCCGTTCGGAGATCCAGCGTATTGCCAGAATGGCTTTCGAGGCGGCACGGAAGAGAAAAGGCAAGGTGACCAGTGTAGACAAGGCCAATGTACTGACCACCATGGTGCTCTGGCGGGAGGTTGTGATTGAGGTTGCAGCCGAATACCCGGATGTGGCCCTGAACCATATTTATGTGGATAATGCCACCATGCAGCTGGTTCGCGATCCTCACCAGTTTGATGTAATGCTGTGCGGTAATATGTTCGGTGATATTATTTCCGATGAGGCTGCCATGCTCACGGGTTCCATGGGGCTGCTGGCCTCCGCTTCCCTGAATACTGAAAAATTCGGCCTCTACGAGCCAGCGGGAGGCTCTGCTCCGGATATTGCAGGGAGAGGAATTGCCAATCCCATTGCGGAGATTCTTTCCGCGGCCATGATGCTTCGTTACAGTCTTGGTCAGGGTGAGGCTGCGGATGCCATTGACAAGGCGGTGGAGACAACACTTGAAAAGGGTATCTGTACTGTGGATATCGCGGTGGACAAGTCTTCCACCGTGAGCACCGGAGAAATGGGAGATGCTATAGTGGCGGCTCTGTAG
- the rsmG gene encoding 16S rRNA (guanine(527)-N(7))-methyltransferase RsmG, giving the protein MMGSSFRDRLQEGLVLLDLDVDRDGCKRLELYFDELRKWSSKVNLISRTSSDEQIIENHFLDSLALLPLLESEKCRLLDVGTGAGFPGLVCKAVRPDIDLTLVEPRKKRVFFLHHIVRVLGLQSVSIFDCRIEDEQRLGENHDFTDITSRAVSDIDMFLRMVQRFSAGGAKIICMKGPRWREEVALVSGKMKKLYNLRKNVEITLPFSGAERAFLVYTTVAGSAGEKDV; this is encoded by the coding sequence ATGATGGGAAGTAGCTTCAGAGATCGGTTGCAGGAGGGTCTGGTTCTCCTGGATCTGGACGTTGACCGTGATGGTTGTAAAAGGCTGGAGCTCTATTTTGATGAGTTGCGGAAGTGGAGCAGTAAAGTTAATCTTATATCCCGAACCAGTAGTGATGAACAGATTATCGAAAATCATTTCCTCGATTCCCTGGCCCTTCTGCCCCTGCTCGAATCAGAGAAGTGCCGTTTGCTTGACGTGGGTACCGGTGCCGGTTTTCCGGGTCTTGTCTGTAAAGCGGTAAGACCGGATATCGATCTGACCCTTGTGGAGCCACGAAAAAAACGGGTGTTTTTTCTCCATCATATTGTCCGTGTTCTCGGGTTGCAGTCCGTTTCCATTTTTGATTGTCGCATTGAGGATGAACAGAGGTTGGGGGAAAACCATGACTTTACCGATATCACCTCCAGAGCCGTATCCGATATTGATATGTTTCTGAGGATGGTGCAGCGATTTTCTGCCGGTGGTGCAAAGATTATCTGCATGAAAGGTCCCAGGTGGCGGGAAGAGGTTGCTCTTGTTAGTGGAAAAATGAAGAAATTATATAACCTCAGGAAAAATGTTGAAATAACACTGCCGTTTTCCGGTGCCGAGCGGGCATTTCTGGTGTATACAACTGTTGCGGGTTCGGCGGGAGAGAAAGATGTTTAA
- the hisD gene encoding histidinol dehydrogenase — protein MLITPVDLATSAGEGVVADLLDRFQAADTSCQQVVEEILQAVREKKDKAVVDYGRRYDAPELTVSGLQVDFLELQEAYDKVTPEFQETLSVAIDRIESFHEREMEDSWLQTREDGTIVGRLVRPVDSAGLYVPGGQSGSTPLVSSVLMNGIPAAIAGVNRRVMVTPPAADGSINPYLLVAAQEVGIVEVYKAGSAWAIAALAYGTETIPGVDVIVGPGNQYVTEAKRQVSGMVRIDMIAGPSEVLIVADDSADPAAAAADMLAQAEHDPLALAILITTEKTFCSEVLAELDRQLPALSRREIAEKALRDRGVMLVVDSLEEAIDIANSIAIEHLELMIADPWAQVPHVRHAGAIFLGHHTPEAAGDYLAGPNHVLPTMGTARFASALGVETFLKKSSIISYSQAALKTDGDHIRRLAELEGLTAHGASVTARLNDGK, from the coding sequence ATGCTTATTACACCAGTTGATCTTGCAACTTCTGCCGGTGAAGGTGTGGTTGCGGATCTGCTCGATCGTTTCCAGGCTGCCGACACTTCCTGTCAGCAGGTAGTGGAAGAGATATTACAGGCGGTTCGAGAAAAAAAAGATAAAGCGGTGGTCGATTATGGACGCCGATATGATGCCCCCGAACTGACTGTTTCGGGCTTGCAGGTCGATTTCCTGGAGTTGCAGGAGGCCTACGATAAGGTAACGCCGGAATTTCAGGAAACGCTTTCTGTGGCCATTGACAGGATCGAGAGTTTTCATGAGCGGGAGATGGAAGATTCCTGGCTGCAGACCAGAGAGGACGGAACCATTGTTGGCAGACTTGTGAGGCCTGTGGATTCTGCCGGATTGTATGTTCCCGGTGGGCAGAGTGGCTCCACTCCTCTTGTTTCATCTGTTCTTATGAATGGTATTCCGGCGGCCATTGCGGGGGTAAACAGGCGGGTCATGGTGACACCGCCAGCAGCCGACGGCAGTATAAATCCATATCTGCTCGTTGCCGCCCAGGAAGTGGGTATCGTCGAGGTTTACAAGGCCGGGTCCGCCTGGGCTATTGCCGCTCTGGCCTATGGCACTGAGACTATCCCGGGGGTGGATGTTATTGTCGGTCCCGGTAACCAGTATGTCACGGAGGCGAAACGACAGGTTTCCGGTATGGTTCGTATTGATATGATTGCCGGGCCATCCGAGGTGTTGATCGTGGCTGACGATAGTGCTGATCCGGCAGCGGCCGCAGCGGATATGCTGGCCCAGGCGGAGCACGATCCTCTGGCCCTGGCAATATTGATCACTACGGAAAAAACGTTCTGCAGCGAAGTCCTGGCAGAACTTGACCGTCAACTGCCTGCGCTGTCCCGACGGGAGATAGCCGAAAAAGCTCTTCGGGACAGGGGGGTCATGCTGGTTGTCGACAGTCTGGAGGAGGCCATTGACATCGCGAACAGCATTGCCATCGAGCATCTTGAACTGATGATTGCCGATCCGTGGGCCCAGGTTCCCCATGTCCGTCACGCCGGGGCAATTTTTCTCGGCCATCATACACCGGAGGCTGCAGGGGATTATTTAGCCGGACCGAATCATGTCCTGCCCACCATGGGCACTGCCAGGTTTGCCTCAGCTCTCGGGGTGGAAACCTTTTTGAAGAAAAGTTCCATCATCAGTTATTCACAGGCAGCTCTCAAGACGGATGGTGATCATATCCGCAGGTTGGCTGAACTTGAAGGGCTGACGGCCCACGGGGCCTCTGTTACTGCCAGGTTAAATGATGGGAAGTAG